The DNA sequence acttaatattttatttatttataaaaattatatcatttttttaaaataattgctttattaaactaaaaaacGTGTTGTGCATGTTAATTTATTGTTAACAATTTCTCTCCTATGCTGCACAGTTTTGgttcaaggttttttttttttttttttttttttttttattcacgtATTTGTTGTTTCCAACCATACCCACAAgcacatataataataaataataagattttaattctaAACACTTTAAAATCgatttaagtctatcttactatttgatgttaaaaattatatttttttttatctaaaaacattacattattaatcaaaaaagtttccttaataaaaacaatattaattcttaaataatatttctatatgcTGGGAGATGCCCAACtactagtgtatatatatatatatatatatgggtatagaTGGGTCAAAGTcctattattatattcttaacactcCTGTGTGGGTCAAGCTCTAATTTAATTGATGACTAAatacgtgaaatatttaatagaatagaataGAGTGTAGAATTAAAGTTTGAACTCAAGACTTTTGTTCTGATATTATGTGTAATCATAATTTGttccaaaagtttaaactgatggaaagagatatattttattatttattttatattttaacactttCTCTCACGTGTGGGCTAAACTCTCATTCAATAGATGGCTCAACACAtcgaatatttaattaaatagaattaattgaTTAAATGTAGAATTAAGATTTGAACTCAAGACCTCTGTTTTGGTATAACGTAAAATCATCACTTGTCCAAAAAGTTTAACttgatgaaaaatataaaattaattatttgtattatattcttaatactTTTAATAGTAGAATATAGTAGactctactattttttaaaataattacataatgcTTATATATTCCACGATTTTACGtagtattattcataaaattatcTATCACAaataactgaaaaataaaaaaacaaacgaaTAGGACagaaattgttttttgtttcaaaaaaaaaaaaaatatagtaactTTATTGGACAGAGTTTTCCCCTTTGCCGCGTTGTTTGGatttttcaatgttttttttttttttgaattttattaggagaaattaaatataaaaaaaccaaTGTACTCGACcttgtttagaaatttaaaatattcaagagAAACgtttcccttttatttcttactttttaaGTCTAGTTCAGAGAATTATTCTACTTTTAAATCtgtgtataaaatatattatttacatcaattaaatgataagatttaatttataaaatttaaattttaaaattaattttctaaattaaattatatcacatAAGATTTATTTTCACCCCCTAATTTACTCTGTCTTAATATATCTTCtacaaatcatattattttatcaaaaatcgatatctaaaagtacttttattaaatttctaaaatGGAAATTCTGAAAATACCTTCAAAAAAATCACAGTTGGATAAAAACAATATTAGCTAATAGATTAATGTTAGGtggaaattttaaataaataaataatttttattaataaaaaataaatttttaatattttttttaaatagaatatattttttaacaaattctTGGACGAGGCTTGAAATTTTTAGTTTCTCTTAACCGCCCGGCCCAGTAAGCCCACGCAAAACCCTTGGAGTCAAGGAGTCTTCTACTTCCTTCGAAATTATCACTGCTCACTTCCTCCTTCCCaccttatcttcttcttctgctcCTCACACTAGCTCACAGGCCACAATGGCAGGCGAAGACTCGACTAGACCCACTGAGTTAGAacaaaaagatgaagaagagaaaaaccCAGCGGGAGAAGACCAAGTTATCTCCGAGGAAGACTCGGACGAGTCCGAGTCGTACACGGACGATTCGTCCTACTTCACGGACTACTCGGATGAGGAAACCCTCACGTATGTCCGACCAGGAGACGAACGGCCCGCGTCCGAGAACACCGCGGAGGCAAACATAAAGCGGTTAAACCGGATTCTGGATAGCAATTATTTGAAGAAGCAGCTGGATGAGGAGGACCGGGAAATGGTGAACGAGAAAGATCGCTTTGATTTCCCCAAAGACCCGGAGAACTGGAGGGAGGAGGACCTGAAGGAGATCTGGGCGGACGCTCCACTGGCAATGACCAAACCCGGATGGGACCCTGTCTGGGCCGATGAGGATGACTGGGATGTCATGAGGGAGGAGGTGAAAGCTGGGAGGGACCCGCCTATTGCGCCATTTTACTTGCCGTATCGGAAGCCGTACCCGGTCATACCGGACAACAACTACGACGTAGCTACCCCCAAGGCGGCAGTCGAGGAGTTGGATAGGATCGAGGAGTTTCTCAAATGGGTCAGCTACATTTTCGAGGATGGCAGCTCGTATGTACTTATGTGTTCTCTTCTTTGTTCTTGGGAATTTCGTTGgaacctctatatatataattttgttggATGGGTGTGGTTACTTTGTCTTCTGTGGTTTATGTCACATTTCATGAGATGGGATTCATTATATTTCTTCGTTTTCTCGACGTGCAGATAGATTTTCGTATGTTTTAGAATTCTAAATTTCGAATTTGGCTTATGTTGTACGATCATTTGTTGCTTAGTGCATGTAACGAGTTTAGTCGTTACAACTCTAAGATCACTTAAAATTTTGCCCTCTTCAGTAAGAAAATCATTGCAGGAGTGGGATCTTTTATTGGATAACATTTTGTACAATGCTTTTTTGTGGGAGAACGTGTATTCATAGTTGTAATTCCATTTGAATTAGCTACACTTTTGTATGTCGAAGACATTGGATCTTCTGTGACATTTCCCCTTTTAACCGTGGTTggtcaaaattaaatttctatgcGTCTGTCGTAGCTTATTGCATCTTTTAtaatttgctttattttttctcaaattaaaaggCTTTCTTGCTCAAACTTCAATTATCATAACCCATCTGATTGTGTGAGAGTGTATGTTCTTAAACTCGTTGGCATTTGTCAACAGGCTAATCACaagataataatttaagatttcCTAACTATTGGTGTTATTGAGTTTATGATGATTAATGTATAGAAATAGTGGTTCTTTTGGTGTTTGACTGTTCATCTTGCCCCTTGCTTTGAGTTTCAGCCATTAGCAAAATTGAACTGATTGCTCAGTTGATTTGGATGTCTTTGAAACACTGGCATATTTTGTTGTCTTtccacctttttctttttttttgttaaattcatCATGGTATATTGGTGGTTTTATGAAGTCTGTATGATATGTTTTCTTCTCATATTGCTAACCTTGTTGTTTAGATGACTGTTTCTCCTTGTACCTTACAGGAGTTGTTGTTGTTATGTTGACGCTTGCCCAGCTTCAGCTTTTTATGTTGCTGATTATATCAAAATGCTATTCTTTTGAAGGTATGAAGGCACGGTTTGGGATGACTTGGCACATGGTAAAGGTGTATTTGTTGCTGAACAGGGGCTTGTCAGGTATGTTTGTTCTTCATGAGAGTGGTTTTGGACatgatctttttgtttttggataaGTCGGACATGATCTTATCAGGAATCTATTTAGTGATCAGTCCGCTGGGATCTAAATGTTCACACTTTCACCAATAGGACCCTGCAATACGATAACAAGTTGCAGAATTGCCGAATTATATAATGAAGTTCGAGCAAAATCAGAATAATAAGAAAGAAACATTGATGTAATAAAATCAGTACATAATGCCATTGAAGAGGATACCACGCCAGTGTTTCACATAGCTACATGGCATGTGATATTGAAGTTGAGAACCCAAGGcaagctattttttttataataatggtTTCATTTGATAAGAATACACTGATATTAAGAAATTCAAAACACTTGAATATTACTTATGTTTGCCTCAAATCTCCACAGGCATAGATCTACCATAAATAAGTAATCTTGTTTGTAAAATTAGCAATGTAAATGCCAATAAGAAAGTTTCatttataataagatgaaaaggCTTCTCCCAAAGTCAAGAATTGAGAAGGAATACTTTTGTATTTGAGGCTCTTTACACAAATTTTAAATAGTGGTGGAAAGACGTTCTGCAGTATTAGGACTATATAGTTTTGAGGGCATTGGTTCAAGCAAGATTAGTTGGTTCTGCAAATATCGTTCATGTATTTGCTCAAGCTATGCCGCTTTCAGAATTTAGAGGGCTTTATATTGACCTGACTGTGCAATACTCCTTGATTGTGCTATGTTACCTACTTCCTGGCTGCTTTAACTAGGGTTCTGATACTGCTTGAACTATTATCCCTTTTTTCCTCTTGTGGAACTATTATCCCTTTTTTCCTCTTGTGGGTGTATCAGCTCATTAGAATATTCTTTTTTCAGCTTACAATGTACTTAGATTTCTTACGATCCCAATCCTTGTGACAGGTATGAAGGTGAATGGCTTCAAAACCACATGGAGGGCCATGGGGTTATTGAAGTTGACATACCCGATATAGAACCTGTGCCAGGCTCCAAGTATGTTTATGATTCCTCAATATGTGCCAATAGGGTCATACCATATGGTTCATCTCTCAGCATTTAGGACCGAAATTTCATGTTTTAAATATCGTAAGTTGCTTGTTAACCATATTTCTAGGCTTGAAGCAAAGATGCGTGCTGAAGGGAAAATAATAGCAAGGGATTATATGACCCCAGAGGACAGAGAATGGCTGGAGATGGATATCGAAGATAGCATTCGTCTTGCTGACGGGGTGTATGAAGTACCATTTTATGAAAGGGATGAGTGGATCCAAGAATTTGGGAGGAAACCGTAAGTTTACTTCTGACCTCTCTGTTTCTTTCTCAAGATTAATCATAATGATTCTATGCTCTCTGTGTAGTTTGATTTTTATCCACCATATTGTACTTTCTTTGAATATCAACACTCACTAATCACTGGTGtcttgatattttaattattggctttaccaatcaaaaaaattttaactattGACTTTTACTTAAGTAGGAAGCCACTGCATTCATATGTTGACTTCGTGCATAAGAAGCTTACTAGATTGGCATCTAAGTTTGTAGTTGGTGCAGCACTTTATTATGCTTTGAGCATTTAGTAGGTGTTATCGGTGAGGCAATTTCCTTATGCTTCAATTTGTAGGTAATGACGATGGTAACTTGACCTGTATAAGAGTAATACAAAGGCGAATGAATTGTTCATATGTTGATCTGAACCTCAAGTGCCAGTTAGAGTCTAGTTCAAGGAAATTAATCATTCATAATGCAGATACCAATTTGATTGAATCTTTGGACAACATTCCTCTTGTCTGAAGAAAGGCTTGTTGATTAGTATGATTTTCTTTGTATCATCCTCAGACATTAAATCTTTAGCATGTCTTTTGCATTGAAGCCACAAGCTCAATTTTCTAGTTGAAAGCATCTTATGGGTCTATTGATAATTGTACTCATATCACAGGGAGAAGGGTCGATACCGATATGCTGGTCAGTGGAAGCATGGCAGAATGCATGGATGTGGTGTTTATGATGTCAATGAGCGTACCATATATGTAGGTGGATGAAAAATAGGCCATCATTTTTTGAGGGCTGAACTTATTTGATTTCACTATATGTTTACAAAATTCGTGAACTTTGGAGGGATCAACTTTAATCCACTGAGGATGCAAAATGAATCTCTGATACATTTTTGTGAGATAGTAGGTGGTCTAAAGATGCAGAAAAGGGTCTTATCAACATTCAACAAGAGGGTTGATAGGTCAAGATATGCATAGTCCTTAAATTAAGTAGAAGTACCATGTTTTATACAATCCAATTCTCTCAATTAATTCAATATTGAAACTGTTATGTGGTTAGTGAATTTAACAAATACTTGTGTTGAATGTTTACAGGGTAGGTTCTACTTTGGAGAGCTGTTGGCGGATTCTACTGGTTGTGATGAAGATACTTGTGCGGTATCATATGTTTTTTCATGGTTCAATGAATCATTCATAATGTCTTCCCTCTGTTGAAGAAAATGTTTCTTGCATTATGTTCTTTTCAGGTGCATTCAGGTATAGCAGAAGTAGCGGCTGCTAAGGCTCGGATGTTTGTTAACAAGCCTGATGGAAGTATGTCTTTTTGAAACTAGTTTAATCCTATTTGTTCTTAAATGTAATGTCATAATGTACTGCATTGGCATCTTCTACCTGTGACTTGTCAGTTCAGTTCTTGGTAATTGGATGGCGAAGCAATCTCATATGAAATATGGGATGGtgaatttatttgtttcatCATCTTCATATTGGTTGATGTGTAATCTTAGTAATATAGTTAGGTGCATACATGTGGTGGACCAAGTTATGTGTAAGAGGGGATTTTGAGTTTCTTTTTTGTTGTCATTGGCTAAAGCATTTCAAGAAAGCTCACTTTTCCCATGTTTGGTAATTATTCTCCCAAGACATTTTAATTGACGGCTTGGACATCCCATTTATCATGGATTTAAACATGGATAATTCAGTAGGTCCTGACTATGATTTGTCATGCAGTTTTAAATTGAAagtgtatttttaaatattaagattcTTGGTACAGGTTTAATATCAATTATAATTTCTGCATATGCAGAGATCTTCTCCATCAGAATTCATGTAGTGATTGTTTGGCCTACTTTGTTCATGACTTACATTTCATATTTCCCTGTAGTGGTTAGGGAAGAGAGGGGACCATATAGTGATCCTCAACATCCCTATTtctatgaagaagaagatgtttgGATGGCACCAGGCTTCATTAACCAGTTCTATAAGGTAAGTCGTATTtgttcttttaactttttttccaTGATACAACGAGAttagaaataaatataatttggtcACAGGTCCCATATT is a window from the Carya illinoinensis cultivar Pawnee chromosome 14, C.illinoinensisPawnee_v1, whole genome shotgun sequence genome containing:
- the LOC122294233 gene encoding protein TIC 100; its protein translation is MAGEDSTRPTELEQKDEEEKNPAGEDQVISEEDSDESESYTDDSSYFTDYSDEETLTYVRPGDERPASENTAEANIKRLNRILDSNYLKKQLDEEDREMVNEKDRFDFPKDPENWREEDLKEIWADAPLAMTKPGWDPVWADEDDWDVMREEVKAGRDPPIAPFYLPYRKPYPVIPDNNYDVATPKAAVEELDRIEEFLKWVSYIFEDGSSYEGTVWDDLAHGKGVFVAEQGLVRYEGEWLQNHMEGHGVIEVDIPDIEPVPGSKLEAKMRAEGKIIARDYMTPEDREWLEMDIEDSIRLADGVYEVPFYERDEWIQEFGRKPEKGRYRYAGQWKHGRMHGCGVYDVNERTIYGRFYFGELLADSTGCDEDTCAVHSGIAEVAAAKARMFVNKPDGMVREERGPYSDPQHPYFYEEEDVWMAPGFINQFYKVPYLWERYVSEVDKEREMWLNSFYKAPLRLPMPAELEHWWSKDHFPEFVLINKEPEPDPKDPSKLIYTEDPLILHTPTGRLINYIEDEKYGLRLFWQPPLKDGEDIDPEKVQFLPLGYDEFFGRDVSEKKENIWMRIILALENTFKPWYDKVEKWAEEKKKASEMKMKVIEKELELIEAELCLEEAIEDMDEELKMREKEEEKKVEVDLQDEEDTSALNNQDERSALEQEEEVEEEEEDEDDVDVAPSSFGSVGTDKDLTKNDQKGNKPGKSPFSTSSLSFASSSLISGVPLMLQRSFLAWKKGRTGLMAASPLGVEAPSGLPETVNSVSFPPFFGSRGRLRAVVEDRGKVQVQSHSNVRLSQLHSLSQILSRSSGSVKSKRSLTEARRMSNGWLHKAPVRDFDSILSLHTPEHYLEPYRKTICGEPMSLSL